A stretch of DNA from Manihot esculenta cultivar AM560-2 chromosome 7, M.esculenta_v8, whole genome shotgun sequence:
CTACCAAAACCTCAGCAACACGACACAGGATCATCAGGACTACTTAGGCCTTCAAATATCCTACCTCCCACAGCCATGTGGGCAATGGCACCAGCACCAAGCAGCGGCAGCACAATCTGGATGGTTCCAGTGACTGCTGGCGGAGCCGGTGGTGGTCCAGCCATTACCACTACCACAACAGGGGCTGGACCTTCAGAACCCCAACCCCAGATGTGGCCTTTTTCTACAGCAACACCAGCAAGTGGAAACTCACTACAAGCTCCATTGCATTTTGTCCCAAGATTCAATCTTCCAAGCAATCTTGAATTTCAAGGTGGAAGAGGAAATGCTTTACAATTGGGTTCCATGTTAATGCAGCAACAACCTTCACAACACATTGGATTAAGCATGGCAGATTCAAATTTGGGAATGTTAGCTGCTCTAAATGCATATTCAAGAGGTGGATTAAATATGAATTCCCAGCAAAACAATCCATTGAATCAACATCATCAACACCAGCAACCTCAAGATACCAATAGTGGAGATGAAGATCCAAATAGTTCACAATGACAAGATTCATAAGTTGGTTAGTTGCTCTTATTCAAATACATAAATATGACAGCTTGATGcctatgaatttttcttttctccaaaATTATTGCATAGGAAGCAGCAGAAGCTAGAAGATTGTTGTTGGGTTTGCTTTTGCAGATTTGGGTTTGAATTTGTGTTGAATTTAGTTCTATTGATGATGGAGAATGAGATTGATCAGTCTCCTAGTAATTGCCATTTTGATTTTGGTTTGTTAATTTTTGATTTCTTctagaaacaaaaaagaaaaaaagaagaaaaatagagaTAGGAAGAGCTAGAGTTTGTATAGGAGGATATTTGTTTGTGTttagtataattattatttgctTTGTTTGTATGAGCAAAatgaagaagaagcaaaaggaaTTGAGAGTTTTTGTTCTTTGTTAGCTTTGCAAattttcagatttttttttcttaattcttTTGTACATTTGCTTAAAAGCAACTCTTTTCAGTTATCTCTTCCAAAAATGCCAAAAGGGTAGTAGCAACTAGAGACTAGCTAGCTAGCTACaaagcaagaataagaaaagcAAAATTAAAGACATCTTTATATGACATGTAAAACTTCAATGTGTCTGTCTGCCTTCTCTTTTTTCAAAGATATGAAAATGGAGCAGATGGGTCAGTAAACAAATGGTTTCTAGCAAATAAATTTTCTGGGCAAGTTTGATGATGTCTTAAgcagcctccatcttcctgaaAATCTCCCATATTTCCAGGAAAGTTATTTATGTTACCTTGAAATTGAAGATTGTTACTTCAAATATCAACAACAATTTTATTCATTCAGTTGTTTGTTgtccttttttttaattttttaattcttaatttagaatttattttaaaaaataattaatttattttattgaaggGCTCAGCTTCCTCCATCCATTGCCCTTGAGAGTGACTGACGTTTGTTTTGACTTGGACAGCAAATTCAGATGACTTCTTGTTTTCATTGCTTAATCATTTTCCTGTTTTTTGCACTACATGTCCTCCACTTTTTACATATTTATTCTTTGTCCCACCTAATTTGTTCTTGTTTAATCCAACCATACCGACACCATATTCTacttttaaaatgtaatttttaatataaaatttattatttaatttttataatatgaaaaaaataatttcttaatgcAAATATAGATTTAGGAAAATATGTGATGGATGGGTGATCTATGTGGACTGCGAGATAGACCGTAGATGTCAATGCAAGTGGACGGTGTAGATTGATTTGTTTGGTCTGATCTGGGTCTTAGagccaataaaatatttcatttcacaggaattaatttataaatttaaaaattataattaacataatttaattaataaatttattattatttttttatatgtaattcactcgttttattttataaataaaatattttaaaatcaatgaaatttgtttttaaaaaatattaattaaaagttaaacgaataaaaaagaagagagttttgataCTAAATTATCTGAGGAATAAATTTAAGTACACGCGCTTCACGTGCACCAATCATTGGTGTGCTAAGTGCGGCTTTGGATTGGATCTCTGCTTTTTCtcgagaaggaaaaaaaaaaagaacttcctaataaattattttcgtttgtttttttctttaaaacaaaaaattttctttacttACGGTCGAAGGTATTTCCAGCCAATTTTCATAAATTGAGATTAAATATACTCCAATAATTGGATATATTGGATTCAAATtagaaaaattgattaaatcgaattaatttataaaaattgattaaatcgaattaatttataaattttttatttattttaatttaatttaatttttaattttaaaaattttaattatttcgattcgatttaatttttattttaaaaaaattaaaaaattaaatcaaaccgattaatgaaaataattcagtaatattgaaaaattaaattatatattcaattcgattttaaatcaaaccgatgGATTGCTCGCCCTAATCTTATCTATTGATACactaaaagataaattaaaagaaaaaaaggaaacttTTGAGCAAAGCTTATACTTTTGGAAAAAATGAGGAAATCATCAAAGAACAAGGAAACTGTTCATGAAAAGCAATACATGTGCAAAGTATAATATCAAACATGAGGAGAAGACAAGTGTAATTCAAGGCCTGGCTTTATAATCTTGTAAATGATGAGATCACATGCACTGtccaagcaaagaccaaagctTTTATTAAGATTTGTTAAATTATTAATGTTGTTAAGCTAAATTTGGAATGGAATTTTGCAGTGCTCATAatgatttcaatttgatttttattgtgAATTGGTCTATGCATGAGGTGTGCTCTTTATTTCACTTTCTTTCATCCCATCTGTCAGACAATCTCATATGATGCTGCTGCTGCTTCCTTTGCTGGTTTATTATGTCAGCTTGAGTTTTCACAACTATTTTTATACATGGCTTCCTTTCAAGAATCAAGTCCTAATAAACTTACATTTTTCACAAAGAATCAAGTCAGACCTTAGAGTTCTTTGTTGTCTGGCATTTGCTCCGGCGATTCTAAGGGGATGAGAGACAAGATCTGCATTCTGCAGAAAAGTAATCAATCAAGATGTTCAACGGCCGGTATAATGACATGATAACACTGATATTCAAGTGATTTTAACCGAGAGACTAACTAATAAGTTTTccggattaaataataattattactattcCTCAAGTTTCTTGTTATATCCTGGAAGAAGCAACTGACCAGGTAAACAATGTTCTACAATATTTCCCAAGTTGTGGTAAGTGGCAATGAGAACTTCATTGCAAACCCTAATTTAAGTATTTGAACTTCTAGGAATAATGGGTTGTGGAGtgattttctctttctttttctctataCTTTCAAAGCGAAGTGGGCATAATGTAAAATCAAAGTTGAGAATTCCACTAGGCTGAATGGGAATGATGCTCAAACCAAGGTAAGATCTATGCATCAGAGAAAACCAATCAACCTTATCATTAAGCAATTATTAGAAGTTTGTCAGAGTGAAAATGGAAGTTGAGAGTTGTATGCCAAGTCAAAAAGGCTTTTTTCATTAGTTTATTgcgtttattttcttttctattaaGAGATGCTGGGATGTGGATAGCTTACGACAATGTATCTGCTGCATAAAATATTGGAAGCCTTATCAATCCTTCACCCTTCCATCTTCTTCTTTGAGAGAGGACAAGTTGCTCGGCTTCTGAGCTTGTTGCTGTCAAAACAAACTGCAGGACACATGGTCATCAACCAAAATTCCGCATGTGGTTATGTGAGATAACAACCAGATATTTTTTCATTGATTGCATAAATGAACAAAATATCTACCAGTGGGAAAAGAACAGCCATAACACCATAGCTCACAAgaggagagaagaagaaaatagcAAGAACACACGGACTTCCTGCAATTTTTCATGCCCCGAGTAAAATAAATTGTGTCAAGCATATACTGAAATATATTAACATAAGAAAACCATAGTACTGGTGATTTCAAGATCCTTCAATTTGCAGTGTTATTTAGGATGACGAAGTTGCATTAGTTGAGAGCATGGAAACTTTACTACAAATGAGATTGCACACTGCAAAATCAACAGAAAATTTAGCAGGAAACTATTTTTACCAAAACCAGCAAAAAAGGCCCAGTTAGATTCAAAGAAGTCCAGCCGTCTGTCCAGAGCCACTTCAGACAAATTCCATTTGTACCTAAGTTAACAAGCAGACTTAGCAATTATCTAGTCGATAGTCAGTGCTAAACAACAAATTAGCAGATACACACTCATGACTTACTCAAAACAGTAGTAAGCATACATCCAGGAAAGGAGCACAAAGTTGAGTGCCTTCCCTATATATGGTAAAAATCCTGTAGCATAAACCTGCATTTAATTGTCAAGTGTGTAAACCGAAATACAAAGGCATGGTAAAGTGGCACCATGTTCAATGCAAATAAAAAAGTATACATGCTGAATTGACTTTGCTGCAAGAACTCAAGCAGAGTGCAGAGATAATGGTAACAAGTGTTGGAGTTGATGAGGTTCTATGCAAATCAAAGACATTGTACCTCTAGAAAGAATATGCTCAAAAGCAATATAGAATACACCTGCTCTCCAATTCCAATCATAACCCTGCAGAAAAATTTTACAACAAAAACATGAACTGACAGCATTCATTCCCAAGCATGATTTTCAAATAAAGGCAAAAGGAATAACACTCAAATCAAATAGTTACAAGATAGAAATCTACCGTCCTAGACCAGCAGGCTTTTCTGTTGAACCTGAGTTGTCTGATGCTGTTGTTGGGTCATCCTGGCTTAAAGGTTCCAATACATTATGTCCATCTCTTCCCATTGCAGTAAAACCAAACTTAGCAATTTCATTGTACCTTAATAAGATCAGTTTAGAACAACACAGATGAATAAAACAAAAATTGCATGGCAAGCATCTCTTAATAagataaaacaatcacatattTAAACTCCAAAATTGGTTCTAACTCAAAAGCTGTACATTCACAAAGAAACCTATAAACTCAGGTAGAGATATGAAGTCTTACGTTCACCACTCACTGAATAATGCAAGGATAAATATCAAGAGATAAGATTAGCCCTATCTATCTCCAACTCATGGATATCATATTCTCACTACAACAGTTAGATTAGCCCAGAATATGTCAACAACAAAGGTaataagaaagagaaaaatacCAGATAGTGCTGAGAATAAAGCTGAATACATACAATGGGTAGAACCAAAATAGCTGCATTAAATAGGCAGTGAAAGAAATTATAAGTTATGAAAATCAATAAACTGACAAGCATGTCTTACACACATACACATCTTTGTGCATAATCTTAATATGAATTATTCTTTATCATATGGCTAGAAAAACTtcaaagagaaaaagagaactaaTTGCGCCATTGCATGATTCAAAAAGATACCTACATATTCTTACTTCTTGGAATCAGATAAAggtttaatttttctttctgaGGTATCCACTTGGCACAATACATAGCTTTTTTCTAGATGATCCAAAGTTTTGCTTTAAAAGTTTAGTTTACAAATATATTCCTGCAGGAATTCTTTTTATGACTGCTGTTCAATTTAATCGGTCAAAAGCATCTTCACCAGTTCCAACTTTGTTGAGATTTGGGACTCCCGCATAACTCTGCAAAACTATTCTGTAGCCAGTCATGTAATTGCAAATTAAGGCAAGACCTTGCTGGCTTAACTATTGATTAAGCAGCAAGCAAGTTTTAAATTCCAGAGTTTCCAAATGTCATTTGTAGCCTTCTTAGAATTATACATACCTTTACGACAGCATCTGCTGTTAAATTCAATAGAGATCAACTTACCAAATCATTCAGCAGTTATATGATCTAAAGAGACATTATGTGTAAGACGTAGAGTCTTCCTAACTTCATATTTCTATGAAAATCAAATGAATTAAGATCCAGCAAATTTTCGCAAAGATATATTCACTTGAAAATTATGCTGGACTTGGATGTTGCAATACTTTTTGTGCTGCTGTAGCAGTTGATAAGATTGGATAATTTTGGTCTTCCACGCTCCTTCAATTGGTGTTTAGATTAGTGGTTAtggtttaatattttataaagctACAATTTAGTATGTTCTAAGGATATTATTAGCATATTTTGTATGTGCTCGCAAACGATATAAGCTACCTAGTTTCATGATACAGAAACTAAGGAAAACCACCCACACATCCTAACATGTAAGAAATTTCGTAGAAATTACAGAAGCACCAGCAGAAATTCATAAGCATGTATGATCTGCATACTTACATAAAAGAGTTGTACAAGTCCAACACGTAAAAAAGAATAAAGTTTTAAGATACTGCCAAATGTGCTTGGTTCTTGAGAACTAATATCTGAGAAATGATCAGGTAGTATCCATTTTAATGTTGGGATGAcaattgacttcagcaccaataTACTGCAACGAAATGAAGATTGAAAGATTCATATCATGAGACTATGACAAGCATGACTTAAATGATAACATCTGAAAACATTAACTAAGTAGATCAACCAAACACCCAAAGGTATTGGGTTGGATTTCAAAAGTATGTTCACATACCAAGAAAGAGAACTTTCACTATTCTAATCCACAGTAATACTCTGACAATATATATTGAAGATGTGAATGGCATCAAAAGAGTTATTAGCATTGCTGCCAAGCCCACAAGAGAGTTAGATGAATGGCAGTCTTAGAGTACAGTCTTGAATTTGTCCACAACTAAACATCAAAAGACCTCACTTCATTAATGCATCTACCATAAATGAAGCAACCATTTCTGCACTGTTATTAGAATCAAGTATAAATGTCTTAAATCTAGGTCAAAAGACATTACCAGTCCATAAAGTCAATCAAGCAATTATGAGGTAAACCCTCGTAGTAGAATCCAGGAGCTAGCCGATTATGCATATGAGTGAGAATTTTACACAAAGGCAACTTGCTAGATTAATTTTATACCCATGCAGCTCCATAGAGCAAGATGAACTCAAATTGCCCAGTTGCCTCTCTTTACTTCTAATTGCACATGCTACATAGCTCAATAACACAGAAATACTCGAAAAGGTTGCAAATAAAGATTCTAATCAATATGCATTCTAGCTCATTTTGCAAATTTGAACTTGAAGGTCAGATTATATGAATATACAGAGAGAGAAATATTACCTTCCTAAGAAAATAAATCCATTCAAAAGAAAACACTGCCCAGTTCTAATCAAAAGATTCCTTGACCTGCCAcccaaaatttaaaagaaaacgaAATCACGAAAGATGACATAAACTCCTGCTGGATTTTcaacaaacaaaagaaaaaagaaagaaaaacttgGAATTCCAAATTTTACATGATTCAAATACCTCAACAAATTTCTTCTTTCTCTGAATttggattaaaataaaaataaaaaagcaaagTTTTCCTTGTATTTCTCGTCAACCAAACGCAAAATTCTTTTAGCAATAATTAAGAGGGAGAGATGACCTGAGACAAAGAATGACTACTCTGTGAAGGCAACAAGCTTCTCGAAAACCCTCAAGCCATAGCAAAGATGCTTGCTTTACTTTGCTTCTGAATACCCTTATTAACGGCTTCGCAGTTTCCATTCCGAAGAGAGATAACTGTTACAGAGACGGAGAATAAAGTACAAAGGATAGTTTACCATCAAACATGATCAGCTCAGCTGCTCAGCTCTGAATTTAGCTGCCAATGCCTGCTTATAATAAGGAGCGAGGGCTTGGGCTTGGGCTCACTAATCTGCCAACCCATGGCAGAGAAAAGGGCAAGCTGCTGGAAATGGATCGCGCCTGAAAATGAGAAGAATATTTCAGAAGTTCAAGCCCGCAACTGCTTCTAATAACATATTTGGatatttgtttgttttattaggttaatctaattaaattgagTTTTATGCTTAGAagcaatttttaatttagt
This window harbors:
- the LOC110618541 gene encoding protein EI24 homolog, which translates into the protein METAKPLIRVFRSKVKQASLLWLEGFREACCLHRVVILCLRSRNLLIRTGQCFLLNGFIFLGSILVLKSIVIPTLKWILPDHFSDISSQEPSTFGSILKLYSFLRVGLVQLFYLFWFYPLYVFSFILSTIWYNEIAKFGFTAMGRDGHNVLEPLSQDDPTTASDNSGSTEKPAGLGRVMIGIGEQVYSILLLSIFFLEVYATGFLPYIGKALNFVLLSWMYAYYCFEYKWNLSEVALDRRLDFFESNWAFFAGFGSPCVLAIFFFSPLVSYGVMAVLFPLFVLTATSSEAEQLVLSQRRRWKGEGLIRLPIFYAADTLSMQILSLIPLESPEQMPDNKEL